Proteins found in one Takifugu rubripes chromosome 17, fTakRub1.2, whole genome shotgun sequence genomic segment:
- the LOC101077215 gene encoding endonuclease V isoform X5, with amino-acid sequence MFSAPPEALLKQWESEQDRLRLQLIQEDSEDWQRRTHFLGLERVAGVDLSYIKGDHVHACAQLVVLSYPELQVLYEDSQMVTLTAPYIAGFLAFRETPFLLDALKRLEKNRPDLVPQVVFVDGNGLFHYREFGLACHLGVLSGLPCVGVAKNLLQVQGVRKSEEHQAQVAALTKGGDSFPLTAASGKVLGKALRSSDSSSKPVYVSVGHKISVDTAVRLTHSCCRYRIPEPIRQADRRSREYLRSHLPGART; translated from the exons ATGTTCTCTGCGCCTCCGGAAGCGTTGCTGAAGCAGTGGGAAAG CGAGCAGGACCGGCTCCGGCTGCAGCTGATCCAGGAGGACTCTGAGGACTGGCAGAGGAGGACCCACTTCCTCGGCCTGGAGAGGGTCGCGGGGGTGGACCTGTCCTACATCAAAGGAGACCACGTCCACGCCTGCGCCCAGCTGGTCGTGCTCAGCTAcccggagctgcag GTTCTGTATGAGGACAGCCAGATGGTGACCCTGACAGCCCCCTACATCGCCGGCTTCCTGGCCTTCAGAGAGACCCCCTTCCTCCTGGACGCTCTGAAGCGGCTGGAGAAGAACCGACCGGACCTCGTCCCTCAG GTGGTCTTTGTTGATGGGAACGGGCTTTTCCACTACAGAG AGTTTGGCCTGGCCTGTCATCTGGGAGTGCTGTCAGGACTACCgtgtgtgggcgtggccaaaaACCTTCTGCAGGTACAAGGTGTGCGCAAGAGCGAGGAGCACCAGGCCCAG GTCGCTGCTCTGACGAAGGGAGGAGACAGTTTTCCGCTCACCGCGGCCTCTGGGAAGGTGCTTGGGAAG GCTCTGAGAAGCTCTGACAGCAGTTCCAAACCTGTTTACGTGTCTGTTGGACACAAGATCAGCGTGGACACGGCCGTGcgcctcacacactcctgctgccgCTACCGGATCCCTGAGCCCATCcgacag GCCGACCGGCGCTCCAGGGAATACCTCCGCTCACACCTTCCTGGAGCACGAACCTGA
- the LOC101077215 gene encoding endonuclease V isoform X3, giving the protein MFSAPPEALLKQWESEQDRLRLQLIQEDSEDWQRRTHFLGLERVAGVDLSYIKGDHVHACAQLVVLSYPELQVLYEDSQMVTLTAPYIAGFLAFRETPFLLDALKRLEKNRPDLVPQVVFVDGNGLFHYREFGLACHLGVLSGLPCVGVAKNLLQVQGVRKSEEHQAQVAALTKGGDSFPLTAASGKVLGKALRSSDSSSKPVYVSVGHKISVDTAVRLTHSCCRYRIPEPIRQLSGGISVELDSNVGVAEADRRSREYLRSHLPGART; this is encoded by the exons ATGTTCTCTGCGCCTCCGGAAGCGTTGCTGAAGCAGTGGGAAAG CGAGCAGGACCGGCTCCGGCTGCAGCTGATCCAGGAGGACTCTGAGGACTGGCAGAGGAGGACCCACTTCCTCGGCCTGGAGAGGGTCGCGGGGGTGGACCTGTCCTACATCAAAGGAGACCACGTCCACGCCTGCGCCCAGCTGGTCGTGCTCAGCTAcccggagctgcag GTTCTGTATGAGGACAGCCAGATGGTGACCCTGACAGCCCCCTACATCGCCGGCTTCCTGGCCTTCAGAGAGACCCCCTTCCTCCTGGACGCTCTGAAGCGGCTGGAGAAGAACCGACCGGACCTCGTCCCTCAG GTGGTCTTTGTTGATGGGAACGGGCTTTTCCACTACAGAG AGTTTGGCCTGGCCTGTCATCTGGGAGTGCTGTCAGGACTACCgtgtgtgggcgtggccaaaaACCTTCTGCAGGTACAAGGTGTGCGCAAGAGCGAGGAGCACCAGGCCCAG GTCGCTGCTCTGACGAAGGGAGGAGACAGTTTTCCGCTCACCGCGGCCTCTGGGAAGGTGCTTGGGAAG GCTCTGAGAAGCTCTGACAGCAGTTCCAAACCTGTTTACGTGTCTGTTGGACACAAGATCAGCGTGGACACGGCCGTGcgcctcacacactcctgctgccgCTACCGGATCCCTGAGCCCATCcgacag CTTTCAGGAGGAATCTCGGTGGAGTTAGACTCTAACGTTGGTGTGGCTGAG GCCGACCGGCGCTCCAGGGAATACCTCCGCTCACACCTTCCTGGAGCACGAACCTGA
- the LOC101077215 gene encoding endonuclease V isoform X4 yields MFSAPPEALLKQWESEQDRLRLQLIQEDSEDWQRRTHFLGLERVAGVDLSYIKGDHVHACAQLVVLSYPELQVLYEDSQMVTLTAPYIAGFLAFRETPFLLDALKRLEKNRPDLVPQVVFVDGNGLFHYREFGLACHLGVLSGLPCVGVAKNLLQVQGVRKSEEHQAQVAALTKGGDSFPLTAASGKVLGKALRSSDSSSKPVYVSVGHKISVDTAVRLTHSCCRYRIPEPIRQGVCEDLAPLFSGTEPLGAENELFLPLVEFSRSC; encoded by the exons ATGTTCTCTGCGCCTCCGGAAGCGTTGCTGAAGCAGTGGGAAAG CGAGCAGGACCGGCTCCGGCTGCAGCTGATCCAGGAGGACTCTGAGGACTGGCAGAGGAGGACCCACTTCCTCGGCCTGGAGAGGGTCGCGGGGGTGGACCTGTCCTACATCAAAGGAGACCACGTCCACGCCTGCGCCCAGCTGGTCGTGCTCAGCTAcccggagctgcag GTTCTGTATGAGGACAGCCAGATGGTGACCCTGACAGCCCCCTACATCGCCGGCTTCCTGGCCTTCAGAGAGACCCCCTTCCTCCTGGACGCTCTGAAGCGGCTGGAGAAGAACCGACCGGACCTCGTCCCTCAG GTGGTCTTTGTTGATGGGAACGGGCTTTTCCACTACAGAG AGTTTGGCCTGGCCTGTCATCTGGGAGTGCTGTCAGGACTACCgtgtgtgggcgtggccaaaaACCTTCTGCAGGTACAAGGTGTGCGCAAGAGCGAGGAGCACCAGGCCCAG GTCGCTGCTCTGACGAAGGGAGGAGACAGTTTTCCGCTCACCGCGGCCTCTGGGAAGGTGCTTGGGAAG GCTCTGAGAAGCTCTGACAGCAGTTCCAAACCTGTTTACGTGTCTGTTGGACACAAGATCAGCGTGGACACGGCCGTGcgcctcacacactcctgctgccgCTACCGGATCCCTGAGCCCATCcgacag GGGGTTTGTGAGGACCTGGCCCCACTGTTCTCTGGTACCGAGCCTCTGGGGGCAGAAAATGAGCTTTTCCTCCCGCTGGTTGAGTTCAGCCGTTCCTGTTGA
- the LOC101077215 gene encoding endonuclease V isoform X1: MFSAPPEALLKQWESEQDRLRLQLIQEDSEDWQRRTHFLGLERVAGVDLSYIKGDHVHACAQLVVLSYPELQVLYEDSQMVTLTAPYIAGFLAFRETPFLLDALKRLEKNRPDLVPQVVFVDGNGLFHYREFGLACHLGVLSGLPCVGVAKNLLQVQGVRKSEEHQAQVAALTKGGDSFPLTAASGKVLGKALRSSDSSSKPVYVSVGHKISVDTAVRLTHSCCRYRIPEPIRQRDALPRFLQSRISTLSTILPILSVGDITGSLPPSQNRLGSELTSLFGGRFTSLTSLRPLKLQSHLLDEQEASLLMTELTAQLRTQTAHTHTHARTHTHTHTHTHARTHAHTHAHTHTHTHALVRVSLCFG; this comes from the exons ATGTTCTCTGCGCCTCCGGAAGCGTTGCTGAAGCAGTGGGAAAG CGAGCAGGACCGGCTCCGGCTGCAGCTGATCCAGGAGGACTCTGAGGACTGGCAGAGGAGGACCCACTTCCTCGGCCTGGAGAGGGTCGCGGGGGTGGACCTGTCCTACATCAAAGGAGACCACGTCCACGCCTGCGCCCAGCTGGTCGTGCTCAGCTAcccggagctgcag GTTCTGTATGAGGACAGCCAGATGGTGACCCTGACAGCCCCCTACATCGCCGGCTTCCTGGCCTTCAGAGAGACCCCCTTCCTCCTGGACGCTCTGAAGCGGCTGGAGAAGAACCGACCGGACCTCGTCCCTCAG GTGGTCTTTGTTGATGGGAACGGGCTTTTCCACTACAGAG AGTTTGGCCTGGCCTGTCATCTGGGAGTGCTGTCAGGACTACCgtgtgtgggcgtggccaaaaACCTTCTGCAGGTACAAGGTGTGCGCAAGAGCGAGGAGCACCAGGCCCAG GTCGCTGCTCTGACGAAGGGAGGAGACAGTTTTCCGCTCACCGCGGCCTCTGGGAAGGTGCTTGGGAAG GCTCTGAGAAGCTCTGACAGCAGTTCCAAACCTGTTTACGTGTCTGTTGGACACAAGATCAGCGTGGACACGGCCGTGcgcctcacacactcctgctgccgCTACCGGATCCCTGAGCCCATCcgacag AGGGACGCGCTCCCACGCTTCCTTCAGTCCCGCATCTCAACCCTCTCAACCATACTTCCGATTCTCTCTGTtggtgacatcacaggaagTCTCCCTCCGTCCCAGAACCGGCTGGGTTCTGAGCTTACGTCACTCTTTGGTGGACGATTCACATCCTTGACGTCCCTCAGGCCTCTGAAGCTTCAGTCACACCTGCTGGACGAGCAAGAAGCGTCTCTCTTAATGACGGAGCTGACGGCTCAGTTGAGAACCCAaaccgcgcacacacacacacacgcacgcacgcacacacacacacacacacacacacacgcacgcacgcacgcacacacgcacgcacacacacacacacacacacacgctttggTCCGTGTCTCCTTGTGCTTTGGGTGA
- the LOC101077215 gene encoding endonuclease V isoform X2 — protein MFSAPPEALLKQWESEQDRLRLQLIQEDSEDWQRRTHFLGLERVAGVDLSYIKGDHVHACAQLVVLSYPELQVLYEDSQMVTLTAPYIAGFLAFRETPFLLDALKRLEKNRPDLVPQVVFVDGNGLFHYREFGLACHLGVLSGLPCVGVAKNLLQVQGVRKSEEHQAQVAALTKGGDSFPLTAASGKVLGKALRSSDSSSKPVYVSVGHKISVDTAVRLTHSCCRYRIPEPIRQVVLCICCLQTFSRTCRMCVMLPSKGDGEPEGTGRGGAESKHQREWGTPSFVQPPFCLSTSLFRGTRSHASFSPASQPSQPYFRFSLLVTSQEVSLRPRTGWVLSLRHSLVDDSHP, from the exons ATGTTCTCTGCGCCTCCGGAAGCGTTGCTGAAGCAGTGGGAAAG CGAGCAGGACCGGCTCCGGCTGCAGCTGATCCAGGAGGACTCTGAGGACTGGCAGAGGAGGACCCACTTCCTCGGCCTGGAGAGGGTCGCGGGGGTGGACCTGTCCTACATCAAAGGAGACCACGTCCACGCCTGCGCCCAGCTGGTCGTGCTCAGCTAcccggagctgcag GTTCTGTATGAGGACAGCCAGATGGTGACCCTGACAGCCCCCTACATCGCCGGCTTCCTGGCCTTCAGAGAGACCCCCTTCCTCCTGGACGCTCTGAAGCGGCTGGAGAAGAACCGACCGGACCTCGTCCCTCAG GTGGTCTTTGTTGATGGGAACGGGCTTTTCCACTACAGAG AGTTTGGCCTGGCCTGTCATCTGGGAGTGCTGTCAGGACTACCgtgtgtgggcgtggccaaaaACCTTCTGCAGGTACAAGGTGTGCGCAAGAGCGAGGAGCACCAGGCCCAG GTCGCTGCTCTGACGAAGGGAGGAGACAGTTTTCCGCTCACCGCGGCCTCTGGGAAGGTGCTTGGGAAG GCTCTGAGAAGCTCTGACAGCAGTTCCAAACCTGTTTACGTGTCTGTTGGACACAAGATCAGCGTGGACACGGCCGTGcgcctcacacactcctgctgccgCTACCGGATCCCTGAGCCCATCcgacag GTGGTGCTGTGcatctgctgcctgcagacGTTCTCCCGAACATGTCGGATGTGTGTGATGCTTCCATCAAAGGGTGATGGCGAGCCGGAGGggacaggaaggggaggagCTGAAAGTAAACATCAGAGAGAATGGGGGACACCTTCCTTTGTCCAACCACCGTTCTGTCTTTCAACCTCTCTCTTCAGAGGGACGCGCTCCCACGCTTCCTTCAGTCCCGCATCTCAACCCTCTCAACCATACTTCCGATTCTCTCTGTtggtgacatcacaggaagTCTCCCTCCGTCCCAGAACCGGCTGGGTTCTGAGCTTACGTCACTCTTTGGTGGACGATTCACATCCTTGA